The genomic interval GCAGCCGACGACGCCGGCTCCGACGATCAGCACATCGTGGCGCGGGATCCCGGCACGTTCACCTGCGCGAGTTTCACGTCGTCCTTCCGCACGCATCCTATCCGCGAAGCCGCGACCGCGGAAGCACGCTCACGCCCGCGACGGAGGGTGCGAAGCCTCCCGATCACGGAGTGAGGATCTCGCCACGCGGTCCGTTCAGCGATCGGTGGAAAACGCCGGCGCCTGCGTTCGCAGAGGCGTTCGCGGATCTCGGCACCTTGGCATCAGTCGACCAAACGCCGTTTACGAATCGCGTCGCCATACTTACGGTCGAACGCCTTCGCATAGCCGCTCAGGGCCGTCAGCGCCTCTTGCTCGTGAAGCGCTCGACCCGCTTCAAGGCCGGCCTCGGGTAGGCCCCGCACCGGCTGCAAAAACCGCTGGTCGCCCTCGCCAAAGCTGAGCAGGTCGACGTTGATGCCAGGTACCGAGACGAACTCCACCTGTCGGGATGTCATGTCCGATACCGTTGTCCGGCCTCCTGTTGGAGTCTCACTCGGCAACGCGGGCGGACTCTTCATCTGCTCTAGGAGACTCGCGTAGTACCGATACCCGACGCTGGCAATCCGCCATCCCTCCGCTTGCTGCGCAACCACGATCGCCGACCTTGGCGTCTGCCCGACGATCACGGGGTAGACGAGTTGCAGGGGTCCATCGAACAGCTGCGCTAGCGGCACTCCTGGCTGATACTCGAGCAGTTTGCTGTAGCTAACGGTGCGAAGCGGCACCGGTGCCCCCAGAACCGCGGAGCGGGCCTCCTCGGGAGACGCGAACCCCATGGCGCCGAAGTTCTCGGCGGTTACGAGCGCCGGTAACGCCTCCATCGCTTTTCTGGCTGCGTCGTCCTGACTCTTCATCAGGTTCTGACCGGACGCTCCCGGTGCCGAGCTCGATCCCGGTTCCTGTCTTCCACAGGACACCACCAGCACCGTGACCACGACGATTGCAGTGGTCTGCAACCTGCGGCGAACGCTCATAGGCATGGCGCTACCTCCCTCTACCCCTTCCACGTGATGTCGTAGTTGGTCTCCCAGTGATCTGTGGCGCCGGAATCGCTGTACTCCTCGTAGGTCACCACCCTGGTCGCACCGGCACACGGGGCCCATGGGTCGACGAGGGCGACATACCTGATGCCTCCCACTTCGAAATAGCCGTTGATGACGACGACATGACCCACGCCGCCCGACTTCGGCCCGTAGGCGTAGGACATCGGCTTCTTCTTGCAGTAGATCTGCGTTCGTATGTCGTCCCACGACAGTGGCGTGCCGCTGGCCGTGGCGGAGAAGTTGCTCTCCGCGAACATCGTCCATCCGGGCGAGTTACACGCATCGGTCTTCCGACATGTCGTGTCGGTCGGCTCGTCGTCACAGCAGTCCGTCCTGCCGAATCTCTCATTGGCCAAGTCGCATTGCGTTCGACCGTGGCCGAGAAATGACGTGATCATCTGTGTCGTCGCCGCCCAGCACCAGTTGTTCGTCTCCTGCGCACGAAGTGTGACCGGCTGTGAGCCGATCGTCGCGTTGGGCTGACAGCACCCGTATTGGAATGACAGGTTCAGAGGGAAGACTAGCCAGAAGAGCACCCACCACCGCGCCCTCACGTTCTCGGAGTTCATGCATCCTCCCTTGGGTTCCTGAGTCTCTTGGGTGATCTCGCCTTGCTTGGATTTTCGGCGCTTCGTCGGCCTACATGTAGCACGGGACGCGCCTCCTCTTCGGCGACCCGAGATCGCCGCATTGGTCGTTGCCAACTTCATCGAGCGCACTCCAGCAGTGCGACCGTGTCCGGACCGTGCGAGCCAGTGCACGTGCATCCGCGGAGCTCCGCGGACAGCCCGCCTTCCGTACGGCGCCATCCCCTCACAGCGACCGGTGAGATCTCCCGCTGCTCTGCTGCCGCCACCGGTGCCCGCGCGGGTGCGTCCCATCTGCGAGCGTCGAGCCGTCTTGCTGGTGTTGCCCGGCGCCTCTCAGCAGCCAGCGCGCCACGGCCAATCCCCTCAAAGGCGTGGGTAACGCTAAGGAACCAATACCGGTGCGGTCGATCGGTTGGCTGGTTTTTTTTCTGGGAGCGGGAGCAACGCTCGGTCTGCTGCGGCTGTCGATCCTCGAACGATGGGAAGCCGCGATCGTCACCGGGACGGGAATCCGCTTGTCGTGTGCGCGGCCCGGGCTACCCAACGAAATCCGGCGGATCCGCCACCGAGGCCGATCCCGCCCGCGATCTCCCCGCCCCGAACACGTCGGTTAGGCCCAACTCGCACGGGCCGCGACCTCGAGGATCGCGTCGGCGAGCTCTTCGGGAACTTCCTCCTGCAGGAAGTGGCCGGCGTTCGTTCGCACGACCTTCGCGTCGGGCCGGATCCGCACGAGGTGCTTGATCACCGTGCCCAGGACCGGATCGCGATCGCCCCACACGATGTGGACGGGAACCTGCGCGGTGCGGAACAGCTCGTCGGCGACCTGGAGTCCTCCGATCGACGGGTGCGTCAGCGAGTCGGGCA from Candidatus Polarisedimenticolaceae bacterium carries:
- a CDS encoding C39 family peptidase, coding for MNSENVRARWWVLFWLVFPLNLSFQYGCCQPNATIGSQPVTLRAQETNNWCWAATTQMITSFLGHGRTQCDLANERFGRTDCCDDEPTDTTCRKTDACNSPGWTMFAESNFSATASGTPLSWDDIRTQIYCKKKPMSYAYGPKSGGVGHVVVINGYFEVGGIRYVALVDPWAPCAGATRVVTYEEYSDSGATDHWETNYDITWKG